One genomic region from Dehalobacter restrictus DSM 9455 encodes:
- the hisC gene encoding histidinol-phosphate transaminase, translated as MSKYWSKIAAGQRPYVPGEQPKDRKYIKLNTNECPYPPSPLVLEAIKEAANEKLKLYPDPSGEDLRQTVAEYYGLKKEWVFVGNGSDEILAFAFMAFFDPGSTILFPDVTYSFYPVYANLFQLDYRLVPLREEFSLYPPDFYDSEGGVIFPNPNAPTGNYVTMEMIEKILIRNPDKVVIVDEAYIDFGGETAIPLIAKYPNLLVIQTLSKSRSLAGLRVGFALGQDGLMEGLNRIKNSFNSYTLDRLSMAGAIAAIRDESYFQATRQKVMQTRERIVPILRQMGWQVIPSQANFIFISHPVFKAEGVFTELRQQGILVRYFRQPKIDNYLRVSIGSDEEMDSLLQALTEINP; from the coding sequence ATGAGCAAATACTGGAGCAAAATTGCGGCTGGTCAGAGACCGTACGTACCGGGAGAACAGCCGAAAGACAGAAAATATATCAAGCTGAATACGAACGAATGCCCCTATCCGCCTTCGCCCTTAGTCCTCGAAGCAATCAAAGAAGCTGCGAATGAAAAACTGAAGTTATACCCCGATCCGAGCGGAGAGGACTTGCGCCAGACCGTAGCCGAATATTACGGCCTGAAGAAGGAGTGGGTATTTGTCGGAAACGGCTCCGATGAAATCCTGGCCTTTGCGTTTATGGCTTTTTTTGACCCGGGCAGCACGATCCTTTTCCCGGATGTTACCTATAGTTTCTACCCGGTCTATGCCAACCTGTTTCAACTGGACTACCGGCTGGTTCCGCTGCGGGAAGAATTTTCTTTATACCCGCCTGATTTCTACGATTCCGAGGGCGGCGTCATTTTTCCAAACCCCAATGCCCCTACCGGCAACTATGTAACGATGGAAATGATAGAAAAAATCCTTATCCGCAATCCAGATAAGGTGGTCATCGTTGATGAAGCTTATATCGATTTTGGCGGTGAAACTGCCATTCCGCTTATTGCGAAGTATCCGAATCTGCTGGTGATCCAGACCCTGTCCAAGTCCCGGTCTCTGGCAGGCTTAAGGGTAGGCTTTGCTTTAGGTCAGGATGGGCTGATGGAAGGCTTGAACCGGATCAAAAATTCCTTTAATTCTTATACGTTGGACCGCCTATCCATGGCCGGAGCAATCGCAGCCATAAGAGATGAGTCCTACTTTCAGGCCACGAGACAGAAAGTGATGCAAACCAGGGAAAGAATTGTTCCGATACTCAGGCAAATGGGCTGGCAAGTGATTCCTTCACAGGCGAATTTCATTTTCATATCCCACCCCGTGTTCAAAGCCGAAGGGGTCTTTACCGAACTCCGACAGCAGGGCATTCTGGTTAGGTACTTCCGCCAGCCCAAGATTGACAATTACCTGCGTGTCAGTATCGGCAGTGACGAGGAGATGGACAGCCTGCTCCAAGCACTTACTGAGATTAACCCATAA
- a CDS encoding DsrE/DsrF/DrsH-like family protein yields the protein MEKEKKLSLILFSGDYDKAMAALILANSARELNMKVSIFFAFWGLCLIRDPEKMSLEDKTVYEKMLGMTAPKGPEDLPLSRMNMAGIGKAMLKQMMEDQDAPNLSAFLKGAQKKGVSFYICKLSLEIMGFTLEEMIPDVKIMTAKDYLQDALEADIELFI from the coding sequence ATGGAAAAAGAGAAGAAACTCAGCCTGATTTTGTTCAGCGGGGATTATGACAAGGCGATGGCTGCCTTGATTCTGGCTAATTCGGCCCGCGAGCTCAACATGAAAGTCAGTATCTTTTTCGCTTTTTGGGGTCTGTGCCTGATACGCGATCCGGAGAAGATGTCTTTGGAAGACAAAACAGTTTATGAAAAAATGTTAGGAATGACGGCACCGAAAGGTCCGGAAGACCTGCCGCTTTCTCGGATGAATATGGCTGGCATTGGAAAAGCCATGCTGAAACAAATGATGGAAGACCAGGACGCACCAAATCTTTCCGCTTTTCTGAAAGGAGCGCAAAAAAAGGGGGTAAGCTTTTACATATGCAAGCTTTCCCTTGAGATCATGGGTTTTACACTTGAAGAAATGATTCCGGATGTCAAAATCATGACAGCGAAAGATTATCTGCAGGATGCCCTGGAAGCGGACATAGAGCTTTTTATCTAA
- the hisZ gene encoding ATP phosphoribosyltransferase regulatory subunit has product MERSSLGLKIPEGMIDLLPAELAQLEELEGKAISVCKNWSYQKVATPGLEYRACVEPDADKDDHLYKFFDKNGHILALRPEFTTPIARMVATRQKGGQFPLRFCYSGDVYRNDSARYREFRQVGVELIGSDNDIADAEVIALAIEIMKTLEIKNFQLNLGHNGIFSGLAEEMKFETKVREELEDGIARKDMVKLEKIISSNDLPESAKELLLSLPYLTGKEEVLDKLQNWTHIKPIRKAVESLRTIYLYLKEFGVQDYVSLDLGILRGFSYYTGAIFEGYLPGIGVPLIEGGRYDGLYADFGMNHGATGFAVNLGFILEKAADFELDMADVLVYGQSPGAVIKRCRELRKSGKKVEMALGFLEDTDARNMASSRGIALLEKIESNK; this is encoded by the coding sequence ATGGAACGTTCATCATTGGGGCTTAAAATTCCGGAGGGGATGATCGATCTTCTGCCGGCTGAATTAGCACAGCTGGAGGAACTGGAAGGAAAAGCAATCAGTGTGTGTAAAAATTGGTCCTATCAAAAAGTTGCGACTCCCGGGCTCGAATACCGGGCTTGTGTGGAGCCTGACGCAGACAAGGATGACCATCTATATAAATTCTTTGACAAGAACGGTCATATTCTCGCGTTAAGACCGGAATTTACGACTCCGATTGCCAGGATGGTTGCCACAAGGCAGAAAGGCGGACAATTTCCTTTGCGGTTCTGTTACAGCGGTGATGTTTACAGGAATGATTCCGCCCGTTACCGGGAGTTCAGACAGGTGGGTGTTGAACTGATCGGCTCGGATAATGACATTGCAGACGCTGAAGTCATTGCGCTGGCCATAGAAATCATGAAGACGCTTGAAATCAAAAATTTTCAGCTGAACCTCGGGCATAACGGGATTTTCTCGGGGCTTGCCGAAGAAATGAAGTTTGAAACCAAAGTCAGGGAGGAGTTGGAAGACGGTATAGCCCGCAAGGACATGGTCAAACTTGAAAAAATCATTTCTTCCAACGATTTGCCTGAGTCGGCAAAGGAACTTCTTCTTTCCCTGCCTTATCTGACCGGCAAAGAAGAAGTCCTGGATAAGCTCCAGAACTGGACGCATATCAAACCGATAAGAAAAGCTGTTGAATCTTTACGGACCATCTATTTGTATTTAAAGGAATTCGGAGTTCAGGACTACGTATCCCTGGACCTTGGGATTTTAAGAGGGTTCTCGTATTATACCGGCGCAATTTTTGAAGGCTATCTTCCGGGGATCGGCGTTCCGCTGATTGAAGGAGGACGTTACGATGGTCTCTATGCAGATTTTGGAATGAACCACGGCGCAACAGGCTTTGCGGTTAATCTTGGCTTTATACTTGAGAAGGCTGCAGATTTTGAATTGGATATGGCCGATGTTCTGGTTTACGGACAATCCCCCGGAGCTGTGATCAAACGCTGCCGGGAGCTCAGAAAGAGCGGCAAAAAAGTTGAGATGGCCCTCGGATTCCTGGAGGACACCGATGCCAGAAACATGGCTTCCAGCCGCGGAATTGCGCTGCTG
- a CDS encoding YerC/YecD family TrpR-related protein, producing the protein MLSDERIRDTLTDSLFEAILKLKTKEECYSFFEDLATVAEIKALAQRLEVARMLEEDVTYSRIAEMTGASSATISRVKRCLNYGADGYKMVLERMEKDHKE; encoded by the coding sequence ATGTTAAGTGACGAAAGGATCAGGGATACCCTGACCGATTCTCTTTTTGAAGCGATCCTTAAGCTCAAAACGAAAGAGGAATGTTACAGCTTCTTTGAGGATCTGGCTACGGTAGCGGAGATCAAGGCCCTCGCGCAGCGGCTGGAAGTCGCCCGCATGCTGGAGGAAGATGTGACCTATTCCAGGATTGCTGAAATGACCGGAGCAAGCTCTGCCACCATCAGCAGGGTCAAACGTTGTTTAAACTATGGTGCCGACGGGTACAAGATGGTTCTCGAGCGGATGGAGAAAGACCACAAAGAATAA
- a CDS encoding arsenate reductase family protein, which translates to MNIQIFGIKKCFDTKKAERWFKERRIQYQLIDLEQKGLSKGELQSIKAAIGLNNLFNTGSKDYSRLNLNKISSSNVREELLLNNPSLYRTPIVRNGRQATVGYASEVWESWD; encoded by the coding sequence ATGAACATACAGATATTTGGGATTAAAAAGTGTTTTGATACAAAAAAAGCGGAGCGCTGGTTTAAAGAACGCCGCATTCAATATCAGCTGATTGATCTGGAGCAAAAGGGATTAAGCAAAGGGGAACTGCAGAGCATCAAAGCAGCGATTGGTCTGAACAACCTGTTTAATACCGGAAGCAAAGACTATTCCCGGTTAAACCTCAACAAAATCAGCAGTTCCAATGTCAGGGAAGAGCTGCTGCTGAACAATCCAAGTCTCTACCGGACGCCGATCGTACGCAATGGCAGACAGGCCACAGTAGGGTATGCTTCTGAAGTTTGGGAATCATGGGATTAG
- a CDS encoding NfeD family protein produces MKKGDVNLDVFVGISLSLIIVGIILVILEIFIIPGFGVSGIIGLLMMIGGVFLVADSFAEGVVYLLIILIMAGLLIYIGYKTGRLKKLWRKVTLGEKQRTEEGFVAPKTDYKHYLGKTGKALTLLRPAGTAQIEGERVDVVTDGSFIPKDSAIKVIAVEGTRIIVSREENE; encoded by the coding sequence GTGAAGAAAGGGGATGTGAATTTGGATGTTTTTGTCGGGATTTCTCTTTCCCTGATTATTGTAGGAATCATTCTGGTTATTCTGGAAATATTCATTATTCCAGGCTTTGGCGTCTCAGGGATCATCGGGCTTTTGATGATGATCGGTGGAGTATTTTTAGTGGCTGATTCGTTCGCCGAGGGCGTCGTGTATCTTCTGATCATACTTATTATGGCAGGGCTGCTGATCTATATTGGGTATAAAACGGGTCGGCTGAAAAAACTCTGGCGTAAGGTAACTTTGGGGGAAAAGCAGAGAACCGAAGAAGGCTTCGTAGCACCCAAAACAGATTATAAACACTATCTCGGGAAAACAGGAAAAGCCCTGACCCTGCTCCGTCCGGCAGGCACAGCGCAGATTGAAGGAGAACGGGTCGATGTCGTCACAGATGGAAGTTTCATCCCAAAAGATTCTGCGATAAAGGTCATCGCGGTTGAGGGCACAAGAATCATTGTGAGTAGGGAAGAAAATGAATAG
- the floA gene encoding flotillin-like protein FloA (flotillin-like protein involved in membrane lipid rafts), with protein sequence MTTALVTTVILIMLVLIILMVLFTFIPVGLWISALAAGVNIGIFTLIGMRLRRVAPIRIVNPLIKAHKAGLGLTPAQLEAHYLAGGNVDKVVNALIAAERAAIPLKFERAAAIDLAGRDIMQAVQMSVNPKVIQTPTVSAVAQNGIELRVIARVTVRANIDRLVGGAGEETIIARVGEGIVTSIGSSSSHANVLENPDMISQAVLNKGLDSGTAFEILSIDIADVDVGKNIGAQLQTDQAEADKRIAQAKAEERRAMAVAREQEMKASVQEMRAKVVDAEAEVPLALASALKEGRLGVMDYYNLQNVIADTRMRDNIAVTAKGDEPETTIPKK encoded by the coding sequence ATGACAACGGCACTTGTTACAACGGTGATACTGATTATGCTGGTTCTGATTATTCTAATGGTTCTGTTTACGTTTATTCCGGTCGGTCTCTGGATTTCGGCTTTGGCAGCTGGTGTTAATATCGGCATATTCACACTGATCGGAATGAGACTTAGGCGAGTTGCACCGATCAGGATTGTGAACCCATTGATTAAAGCACATAAAGCTGGTCTGGGACTTACCCCGGCACAGCTTGAGGCCCATTACCTTGCCGGAGGAAATGTTGACAAGGTTGTTAACGCATTAATTGCTGCGGAAAGAGCGGCCATACCGCTTAAATTTGAAAGAGCCGCAGCCATTGATTTGGCAGGACGTGATATTATGCAAGCGGTGCAAATGTCCGTTAATCCGAAAGTTATCCAAACACCCACTGTCTCTGCTGTTGCACAAAATGGGATTGAATTAAGAGTCATAGCAAGAGTCACAGTTCGGGCAAACATTGACCGTCTGGTTGGCGGAGCTGGTGAAGAAACGATTATTGCACGCGTCGGAGAGGGCATAGTAACAAGTATCGGCAGTTCCTCTTCCCATGCCAATGTTCTCGAAAATCCGGACATGATATCCCAGGCTGTTTTGAATAAAGGGTTGGACTCCGGAACAGCTTTTGAAATCCTCTCCATTGATATTGCCGATGTCGATGTCGGCAAAAACATTGGAGCGCAGCTGCAAACAGATCAGGCTGAAGCGGACAAGAGGATTGCCCAAGCCAAAGCGGAGGAACGCAGAGCGATGGCGGTAGCCAGGGAACAGGAAATGAAAGCGTCCGTTCAGGAAATGAGAGCAAAAGTCGTGGATGCGGAAGCGGAGGTGCCACTGGCACTGGCATCAGCTTTAAAAGAGGGACGCCTTGGCGTTATGGATTATTACAATCTGCAAAACGTGATTGCAGATACCCGCATGCGGGATAATATCGCTGTCACAGCCAAAGGAGATGAACCGGAAACGACGATACCCAAGAAGTAG